The region ATCCGCAAAGGCCCTAGCATTAAACTATCCGTCCGTAATCCCTCAATCCATAGCCGACCCAAGCTATAGGTCACCGCATAGACCAGAAAGATCGTGCCTTTTTTAGCTTTTGGGAACTTAAAAAACAATGCCAGTAAGATTCCCAGGACCATCAGATTCCATACTGATTCGTAGAGGAAAGTGGGGTGAAAGTAGGCTGAACTCCGATAGGCAAGTGGACGACGCACAGGTGGAATGAATAGCTTCCAAGGCAGATCGGTCGGATCACCGAAAGCTTCTGAATTAAAGAAATTGCCCCAACGGCCGATGGCTTGCCCAAGATCAAGGATGGAGCAACCAAGTCTGCTAATTGCCAAAAAAATCTGATTCAGGCGACTAAAAAACATAGCTGCCAACATGCCGCCAAGAATGGCCCCATGAATGGCAATTCCCCCGCGCCAAATAGTGGCAACTTGATCTAAATGTTGACTGTAATATCCCATTGAAATAGGACATAGTATAGGCGGGCACAAGGATAGCTCCTATGACTAGCCAAATTGCCAAATCACTAATGTCGTCTGGATTAATCCGACGGTAGGTAGCCAAACGTCGGGAAAGTTGCAGCCCTAAAACAATTGCAGCCGCAATCAAGACGCCATACCAGCGAATAACGACAGAACCAACCCTGAAGATTTCTGGTCCAGGAGAGGTAAAAACGGCCCAGTACAATGGCAACAAATTAGCGAACATAGTTAATACACAGGCATGGATTCATCAGGAGTTTGAACCCAGTGCATAGTATCGCACCCCATGCTTAAGAACCGTCGTATTGATGCGTAGGTTCATATGGGCAGCAATGTAAGGCATGGCGTTTTACCTACTTACTCAATGGATTGTGCTTGCTCCAGTAAAGATTGCCAACCCGGTTTCCATAACCCTCGATTTTTCAGAGCTTTGGCATTCACCCAAAATCGTACCGTTTCATCACAAGCCGCAACTAGCTCAGCAAAAACCAGGGAACCCTCATTTTTGCGGTTAACAACCCGAAAATGTCGCCAACCAAAGGTTGAAGACTGAGCGGTCCATTTAGAACCAATCAAATGAGGGGGTTTCTGTTTTTTCACAATCAAACGGAACACTTGGTGACAAGTGAATGGAGCGATGAACAATCAATTATTTTTAAAGAGCGACAGGAGAGGGTAAATCCAGGGCGCTCAGGAGTCGATCAATCACAGTACTGACTAATCATGTCCTGAATGCATTCAACTTTAATGCGTTCATGGACTTGGGCACGCTGAAACGCTTTCTCTATGATGTCAACGGTAGTCAAGGTGTCCGAAT is a window of Acaryochloris sp. CCMEE 5410 DNA encoding:
- the lgt gene encoding prolipoprotein diacylglyceryl transferase, producing the protein MCPPILCPISMGYYSQHLDQVATIWRGGIAIHGAILGGMLAAMFFSRLNQIFLAISRLGCSILDLGQAIGRWGNFFNSEAFGDPTDLPWKLFIPPVRRPLAYRSSAYFHPTFLYESVWNLMVLGILLALFFKFPKAKKGTIFLVYAVTYSLGRLWIEGLRTDSLMLGPLRIAQVVSLIGIGIGMLGLSWLYLLKRSLPDTKQAS
- a CDS encoding TIGR02450 family Trp-rich protein, translated to MVKKQKPPHLIGSKWTAQSSTFGWRHFRVVNRKNEGSLVFAELVAACDETVRFWVNAKALKNRGLWKPGWQSLLEQAQSIE